A stretch of Candidatus Lokiarchaeota archaeon DNA encodes these proteins:
- a CDS encoding DUF4430 domain-containing protein: protein MKRMVLVICLVLVIVTPPSTTADGSASNHVPAASGITVTIEFGNGTEQSYSEVEGQTVLEATENVTSVDVDWYGNQAFVTSIAGVTNDAESGLWWQYWVNSELGSVAANRHQLNDNDTVVWHRIPPAFSTPTQSSNDPSTLIALAILPVIGILLISIFYLRRKRK, encoded by the coding sequence ATGAAACGGATGGTACTTGTCATTTGTTTAGTCCTAGTGATAGTAACTCCCCCTTCAACTACAGCGGATGGCAGTGCATCTAATCACGTGCCGGCTGCCAGTGGAATAACAGTGACCATCGAGTTTGGAAACGGAACAGAACAATCGTATTCTGAAGTAGAAGGACAAACTGTGCTCGAAGCAACTGAAAACGTAACATCCGTCGATGTCGACTGGTACGGGAATCAAGCCTTTGTAACGTCGATAGCAGGTGTGACTAACGATGCAGAATCAGGGTTATGGTGGCAATATTGGGTTAACAGTGAGTTGGGATCTGTGGCTGCAAACAGACACCAGCTCAATGACAACGATACGGTCGTCTGGCACCGAATTCCACCTGCATTTTCGACCCCAACGCAGAGTAGTAACGACCCGTCGACCCTAATCGCGTTGGCAATTCTACCAGTTATCGGAATACTTCTGATATCCATATTTTATCTCAGGAGAAAGAGAAAATGA
- a CDS encoding single-stranded DNA-binding protein (in Sulfolobus solfataricus this protein plays a role in promoter opening and RNA polymerase recruitment under specific conditions) → MKVEDVEPDSGIPELTVRVVSVAPARIIRTRSGRKTQLTEVLVGDETGTAVFTLWGFGAGSDVKAGQVLRITDGWAKEYKGKIQLSLGRSGEFQTLEGDAGLPELSEILNNTKNNES, encoded by the coding sequence TTGAAAGTTGAGGACGTCGAACCCGATAGCGGCATACCTGAATTGACCGTCCGTGTTGTATCCGTAGCACCGGCTCGTATCATTAGAACTCGGAGCGGAAGGAAGACACAATTGACGGAGGTACTCGTGGGTGATGAAACTGGAACGGCTGTTTTCACACTATGGGGATTTGGAGCGGGTTCTGATGTCAAAGCTGGCCAAGTGCTTCGAATTACAGACGGGTGGGCAAAGGAGTACAAAGGAAAGATTCAGCTCTCGCTGGGTAGGTCTGGAGAGTTCCAGACGTTGGAAGGCGATGCAGGCTTGCCAGAGCTTTCTGAAATCCTGAATAATACCAAGAACAATGAGAGTTGA
- a CDS encoding GNAT family N-acetyltransferase: MVADGFMIQRPVDKSLNLIAEEMANLYNAVEGHDNPDFQPKDAAFFEKLYAPLDLEKDLVLAWNPEGHLDGMARIYQMDASAIGISVNVRPSRRAVGIGSRLFDEILKEAMSREYAKIKTIVSSYRPYIISLAKEKGFERVDTKIRMETEISDDLLENKEDTRIQITEMKSENHLDLWKKLQDSIFADSPTYEPMSRDTLYAFQQKSGFIGLLTYQNGEPIGYCAGWETNPNNFFIFGIGLLEGYHNQGYGTVLLTKVLHEAKKQGMSKSNLFVEVNNDPAINFYKKKFKYEEKYRRIYFEIDK; this comes from the coding sequence ATGGTTGCTGACGGATTTATGATTCAAAGGCCCGTAGACAAATCCCTTAATCTAATCGCTGAAGAGATGGCAAATCTCTATAATGCAGTCGAAGGGCATGACAACCCTGACTTTCAACCTAAAGATGCAGCATTCTTTGAAAAGCTGTACGCGCCTCTCGATTTAGAAAAAGATCTTGTTCTTGCATGGAATCCTGAAGGTCATCTCGACGGAATGGCTCGAATATATCAAATGGATGCATCGGCCATCGGTATCTCGGTCAATGTGCGACCTAGTCGTAGAGCCGTAGGAATCGGCTCCAGACTTTTTGATGAAATACTGAAAGAAGCAATGTCTCGAGAGTATGCAAAAATCAAAACAATAGTTTCCAGCTATCGCCCATATATCATATCTCTGGCAAAGGAAAAAGGATTCGAGAGAGTGGACACGAAAATAAGAATGGAAACTGAAATCTCTGATGATCTTCTTGAGAACAAAGAAGACACAAGAATACAGATTACCGAAATGAAATCTGAAAACCATTTAGACCTCTGGAAGAAGTTGCAGGATTCGATATTCGCAGATTCCCCGACCTACGAGCCAATGTCTAGAGATACACTATACGCATTCCAGCAGAAATCTGGCTTCATTGGTCTTCTTACATACCAGAATGGCGAGCCTATTGGATATTGTGCAGGCTGGGAAACAAATCCAAACAATTTTTTCATTTTTGGAATAGGACTTCTTGAAGGGTATCATAACCAAGGCTACGGAACGGTGTTGCTTACCAAGGTTTTACACGAAGCCAAGAAACAAGGGATGTCGAAATCAAACCTCTTTGTTGAGGTGAATAATGATCCTGCAATCAACTTCTATAAGAAGAAATTCAAATATGAAGAGAAATACAGACGCATTTATTTTGAAATCGATAAATAG
- a CDS encoding GTP-binding protein has translation MIHNTYLVKNPSGEIIAHSSYWPVEVREEQVDEFIETREEIREQSGNELTPELPLSIGNDKFMATEIESDLLLIFATDESEDESNIRDRLNEAKKVLSDNLEKGIDYIVENYQDLIEDAVTTRLKIALVGEGGVGKTTTLHLLLGDSPPLQYVPTIALNLETVENIRFGNYSLVLWDFAGQERFRKLWKFYFHGADVIFLVCDSTLRNVIISKDILKMIRRDAPKVPVFAIANKQDKPKAMKPEVVQKILGVPTYPMVAIDKDRREEMLRLLMNAAAQYVGVSVPDLPPSEVLTFVDAEPSEVIKEQEEEKTKAEEEEVEVVETVLVDEEGRIIDEAEGDYEVIEEVVEVVEDEEPAEEPVPEVSAESEAISGIEVSEMGDETVDDQEAVSVQDGHSRTEEPIAFSLETTQEVVDSEDSETGHVDISWKSTSEIVEAEETGETSIVEKAEWDTRAVDYHQKTKKEAIENGREMAKEIISEALDADDLVASDLEKASGEELDAALEAFSSDETLPTEEEEEKTTAELEENTKEELEEILGDIECVVRSPKCEKESDSSSEPDKEAIREMEQILGEMDSKKKLQHDINSVRKRSDSGDDHRSVEES, from the coding sequence TTGATTCATAACACCTATCTCGTAAAGAATCCGTCTGGCGAAATTATCGCCCATTCTAGCTATTGGCCAGTAGAAGTGAGAGAGGAACAGGTAGACGAATTCATCGAGACTCGAGAAGAGATTCGCGAACAGTCTGGGAATGAACTAACTCCAGAACTGCCACTCAGTATTGGTAATGACAAATTTATGGCTACTGAAATAGAATCAGATTTGCTTCTCATATTTGCAACTGACGAATCAGAAGACGAAAGCAATATTCGCGATCGCTTGAATGAAGCCAAAAAGGTCCTTAGCGATAACTTGGAAAAAGGCATTGATTACATTGTCGAGAACTACCAAGATCTGATTGAGGACGCAGTCACGACGCGACTCAAAATAGCTCTGGTGGGTGAAGGAGGTGTTGGAAAGACCACGACGCTCCACCTATTATTGGGTGATTCACCTCCGCTTCAATATGTCCCAACAATCGCTCTTAATTTGGAGACGGTTGAGAACATTCGCTTCGGCAACTACAGCCTTGTTTTGTGGGACTTTGCCGGACAGGAGAGATTCAGGAAGCTATGGAAGTTCTATTTCCACGGTGCCGATGTAATCTTCCTTGTTTGTGATTCTACACTACGGAACGTAATCATCAGCAAGGATATCCTGAAGATGATCCGTCGTGATGCTCCTAAGGTTCCTGTATTTGCTATAGCCAATAAACAGGACAAACCCAAGGCGATGAAACCTGAAGTTGTTCAGAAAATACTTGGTGTGCCTACATATCCAATGGTTGCAATAGACAAAGATCGCCGCGAGGAAATGCTGAGGCTTCTCATGAATGCTGCGGCCCAATACGTGGGTGTATCTGTGCCTGATTTACCACCCTCAGAAGTTCTTACCTTCGTAGATGCAGAACCCAGTGAAGTAATCAAAGAACAAGAAGAAGAAAAGACTAAGGCCGAAGAAGAAGAGGTTGAGGTGGTAGAGACGGTTCTTGTTGATGAGGAGGGACGAATCATTGATGAGGCTGAGGGAGATTACGAAGTTATCGAAGAGGTCGTCGAGGTTGTAGAGGACGAAGAACCGGCAGAAGAACCTGTCCCAGAAGTGTCCGCGGAATCTGAAGCAATTTCTGGAATCGAAGTTTCTGAGATGGGGGATGAAACCGTTGATGACCAAGAAGCTGTTTCGGTGCAAGATGGGCATTCCAGAACCGAGGAGCCCATTGCTTTCTCCTTGGAAACAACACAGGAAGTGGTTGATTCCGAAGATTCGGAAACTGGTCATGTCGACATATCATGGAAATCTACGAGTGAAATAGTTGAAGCTGAAGAAACTGGAGAAACCTCCATTGTAGAAAAAGCCGAGTGGGACACTAGAGCAGTCGATTATCACCAGAAGACAAAGAAAGAAGCCATCGAGAACGGTCGTGAAATGGCAAAAGAGATTATTTCAGAAGCTCTGGATGCGGACGATCTTGTCGCCTCCGATTTAGAAAAAGCAAGCGGTGAGGAACTAGATGCGGCTCTCGAGGCCTTTTCCAGCGATGAAACATTGCCCACCGAAGAGGAAGAAGAAAAGACCACTGCCGAGCTTGAAGAAAACACGAAAGAAGAACTTGAAGAAATACTCGGAGACATTGAATGCGTTGTCAGATCTCCTAAATGTGAAAAGGAATCTGATAGCTCGAGTGAACCCGATAAAGAAGCCATCCGCGAGATGGAACAAATCTTGGGCGAGATGGATTCAAAGAAGAAATTACAGCATGATATTAATTCTGTAAGAAAACGATCCGATTCAGGCGATGATCATAGATCTGTAGAAGAGTCATAA